The Coleofasciculus chthonoplastes PCC 7420 region CAAATGACCAATGACGAATGACCAATGACGAATGACCAATGACAAAGGACAAATGACGAATGACCAATGACAATACCAGCATGGCTGTAGCCCAATTGTATGACGCTTACCCCTTTCCCCCAGAACCCTTGCTGGATGAACCGCCGCCTGGGTATAACTGGCGCTGGAATTGGTTAGCCGCCTATAGTTTCTGCACGGGTCAAAAACCGTCAAGGCAGGATATTCGGATTTTGGATGCTGGCTGTGGTACAGGGGTAGGAACCGAATATTTGGTTCACCTGAATCCCCAAGCTGCGGTGGTGGGCATCGATTTGAGTGCTGGGGCGTTGCAGGTGGCGCAGGAGAGGTGTCATCGTTCTGGGGCGAATCGGGTTGAGTTTCATCACTTGAGTCTTTATGATGCCCAGGAATTGGAGGGAGAGTTTGATTTAATTAACTGTGTAGGCGTATTGCATCATTTGCCTGATCCGATTCGCGGTATTCAGGCATTAGCACCTAAGTTAGCACCAGGGGGCTTGATGCATATTTTTGTCTATGCTGAATTGGGGCGCTGGGAAGTGCGGCTAATGCAACAGGCGATCGCACTCTTGCAAGGGGAACAGCGTGGGGATTACCACGATGGTGTGCAAGTCGGACGCCAGGTGTTTGAATCTTTACCAGAAAATAACCGAATTGTCAAGCGAGAAAAAGAACGTTGGTCATTGGAAAATCAACGGGATGCGAATTTCGCGGATATGTATGTGCATCCCCAAGAGATTGACTACACGATTGACAGTCTATTTGAGTTAATTGAGGCGTCGGGGTTAGAATTTATCGGCTTTTCTAATCCTGGATATTGGCAATTGGATCGCCTATTGGGGAAAAATCCAGGATTAATGGAACGGGCGAGTGGATTGTGCGATCGCGAACAGTATCGTTTAATTGAATTGTTAGATCCAGACCTATCTCATTATGAGTTTTTCTTGGGGCGTCCACCTTTACCGAAGGTTGATTGGTCACAGGATCAGGAGTTATTAGCGGCGATTCCAGAACGCAATCCCTGTATGGAAGGGTGGCCCAGTCAATGTTTATTTAACTACGACTATCAGATTATCAATTTATCAGATGCGGAGTTTGCTTTTCTGCAAGCCTGCGACGAGAACAGTAGTCAACAACGCACTGTGGCAGAGATTTTAAGGGAGGTAGAGTTAGGATTAGATGGAGTGCGATCGCTCCAACAGCAACAGCTTATTATCTTGAGTCGGTAATCGTCATTTGTCATTTGTCATTCGTCATTTGTCATTCTTTATTTGTCATTTATTGCTCCCCTCTCCCCTGGTGGGAGAGGGGCTGGGGGAGAGGGGGATATGCGACTAAACCCGCCCCTAAACCCAACCGTACACACACATTAGGTTCTGATTTCTGTAAGCGAAAGTTATAGTCAGGGCGGGTTTAGTTAAGTTAGTGGTTTGAGCCGATGCGTTATTGGTGAAACCCGCCCCTACACATTCAAAACTAAAAATTTCTTATCGTAAATTGTCAATGCGCGTTATTATCCAGCGAGTTAAATCCTCTCAAGTTACCGTTAACGGTGAAGTCGTTGGCAAAATTGGTCGAGGACTAAATTTGTTAGTAGGAATTGCTGATAGCGATACGGAAACTGAATTAGATTGGATGGCGCGAAAATGCTTAGATTTGCGGTTATTTCCGGGAACCGATAGCAATAGCGATCGCTGGGAACAGTCGGTGCAGGAAATTGGCGGCGAATTGTTGGTTGTGAGTCAGTTTACCCTGTATGGGGATTGTCGCAAAGGGCGTCGCCCATCGTTTTCGCGATCGGCAAATCCAGAACAAGCCGAACAGCTTTATCAGCAGTTTGTAGAAAAGTTGCGTCAAAGTGGGTTACGAGTGGAAACCGGGGTATTTGGGGCGATGATGCAAGTCTCGATTGAAAATGATGGACCCGTGACATTGCTACTGGAGCGGTAGAATTGATGAAATCTTGGTAGTGCGAGCATCTTGCTCGCTACTAATACTAATACCCAATTTAATCGCTACTAATACTAATACCCAATTTAATCGCTACTAATACTAATACCCAATTTAATCGCTACTAATACTAATACCCAATTTAATCGTTACTAATACCCAATTTAATCGTTACTAATACCCAATTTAATCGCTATTAATACCCAATTTAAATGCATCACAGTTTAGCGCCGTTCAGAGGATTTATTTGAACGTAATAGTTCACCGAGTTTAATCACGATCGCGGTGAATATCGCCACCCATACTCCGGCAAAGATACTAACATTGAGGCTAACGACAAAATTAGCTTGAGGTTTGCTGAGTTGCCAGTGGGTAATATAAGCGTTGACTGGCGGTAGTTCTGTAATCATTTCTACATCAGGAACAGAGGCTAAAATCGACGCAGTACCTAAGCCAACACCGACAATAGCAATATTATTTTGGAAGTTGCGATCGCGCTGCGCTTGTTCTATCTCGACA contains the following coding sequences:
- a CDS encoding class I SAM-dependent methyltransferase encodes the protein MTNDNTSMAVAQLYDAYPFPPEPLLDEPPPGYNWRWNWLAAYSFCTGQKPSRQDIRILDAGCGTGVGTEYLVHLNPQAAVVGIDLSAGALQVAQERCHRSGANRVEFHHLSLYDAQELEGEFDLINCVGVLHHLPDPIRGIQALAPKLAPGGLMHIFVYAELGRWEVRLMQQAIALLQGEQRGDYHDGVQVGRQVFESLPENNRIVKREKERWSLENQRDANFADMYVHPQEIDYTIDSLFELIEASGLEFIGFSNPGYWQLDRLLGKNPGLMERASGLCDREQYRLIELLDPDLSHYEFFLGRPPLPKVDWSQDQELLAAIPERNPCMEGWPSQCLFNYDYQIINLSDAEFAFLQACDENSSQQRTVAEILREVELGLDGVRSLQQQQLIILSR
- the dtd gene encoding D-aminoacyl-tRNA deacylase, with protein sequence MRVIIQRVKSSQVTVNGEVVGKIGRGLNLLVGIADSDTETELDWMARKCLDLRLFPGTDSNSDRWEQSVQEIGGELLVVSQFTLYGDCRKGRRPSFSRSANPEQAEQLYQQFVEKLRQSGLRVETGVFGAMMQVSIENDGPVTLLLER